The following are encoded in a window of Spirochaeta cellobiosiphila DSM 17781 genomic DNA:
- the fliG gene encoding flagellar motor switch protein FliG, whose translation MAKQAKGGKKSSVKEDLNGRQKAAIFLVTLGSEISADIFKHLREDEIEALTFEIARLDAVNPEQRDMVLMEFQELMMAQDFITSGGIDYARELLEKSLGSQKAVDIINRLTSSLQTRPFDFIRRTDPAHLLNFIQQEHPQTIALILAYLEPNKASIILGQLPHEIQSDVARRIATMDRTTPEILREVERVLEKKLSTLSSEDYTQAGGVESIVEILNLVDRSTEKTIIESLEEDDPELAEEIKKRMFVFEDIVMLDDRAIQKVLREVDTNELAKALKAVDAEVQDKIFRNMSKRAAALLKEDMEFMGPTRRKDVEEAQQKIVSIIRKLEEQGEVVIARSGEEDVLV comes from the coding sequence ATGGCAAAGCAGGCCAAAGGTGGAAAGAAATCATCCGTTAAAGAAGATCTCAATGGTCGACAAAAGGCGGCTATTTTTCTTGTAACTCTTGGATCGGAAATTTCAGCGGATATCTTTAAGCATTTACGGGAAGATGAAATAGAGGCTTTGACTTTTGAAATAGCCAGATTAGATGCCGTCAACCCTGAGCAACGTGACATGGTGTTAATGGAATTTCAAGAACTAATGATGGCTCAGGATTTTATTACTTCCGGTGGTATCGATTATGCGAGAGAATTATTAGAAAAATCACTAGGTTCTCAGAAAGCTGTAGATATAATAAATAGATTGACGTCTAGTTTACAAACTAGACCTTTTGACTTTATAAGACGTACAGACCCTGCCCACTTATTAAACTTTATACAACAGGAACACCCTCAAACTATTGCATTAATACTTGCTTACTTGGAACCTAATAAGGCCTCAATAATTCTAGGACAATTACCTCATGAGATACAATCTGATGTTGCTAGAAGAATAGCCACAATGGATAGAACTACACCTGAAATCTTACGTGAAGTAGAAAGGGTTCTAGAGAAAAAGCTGTCGACCTTGTCATCTGAAGATTACACACAAGCAGGTGGTGTTGAGTCTATCGTTGAGATATTGAATCTTGTTGATCGATCAACGGAAAAAACAATCATAGAAAGTTTGGAAGAAGACGATCCAGAATTAGCAGAAGAAATCAAAAAGCGTATGTTTGTCTTTGAAGATATTGTTATGCTTGATGACCGTGCAATACAAAAGGTTCTTCGTGAAGTAGACACTAATGAATTAGCCAAAGCATTAAAGGCAGTTGATGCAGAAGTTCAAGATAAGATTTTTAGAAATATGTCCAAGCGTGCTGCTGCTTTGCTAAAAGAAGATATGGAGTTTATGGGTCCCACTAGACGAAAGGATGTGGAAGAAGCCCAACAGAAGATTGTTTCCATTATTAGAAAACTCGAAGAACAAGGTGAAGTCGTTATCGCAAGAAGTGGAGAAGAGGATGTTCTTGTGTAA